TGCTCCAGTCGCTCTCGCCGTGACCACGCAGATCCGGAGCGATCACTCGATGATCCTTTGCGAGCCCGCGGGCGACCAGGTCCCACGTATGCGCCTGCACGTTGAGACCGTGGATCAGGATCACGGGCTCTTTGCTGGGGTCTCCCCACTCGACGTAGTGAATACGAGTACCGCCTGCGTTGACGTAACCGTCCTGGTAGTCCTTCACGTGCTCTTCCCTCTCGTTGGTTTCTTCTTCAGATCACACCGGCTGTGCGCAGCCGATCGAGTTCTTCCGCGCTTCGCGCCAGCATCTCTCCGTAGACCTGCTGATTGTGCTCACCCAGCGCAGGTGCGGAATGCCGCACAGCGCCCGGGTGATTGACCATGCGCGGCACGACGTTCTGCATGCGCACCTCACCCAGATCGGGGTCATCCACGGTGACGACAGCATCGAGCTCGCGGTAAGTCGGATCCTTGAGGATGTCCTCGACGGAAAAAATGGCGGATGCCACTACTTCGAGGCGCTCCATCTCATCCAGGCACTCTGCGAGCGTGTGCGCGGAGATCCACTCCGCGAGCAGTGCATCCAGGTGCTCTCGCCGCTCGGCCTGCATGGCTGAGGTCGCGTAGTCCTCCACATGCTGCCCGAGCAGCTCGGCGACGTTGCGGACGGACCGCGGGGTCCCGGATGTCACGGTCATCCACTCGCCGTCACCCGTCCGGAACGTGTTGATCACCGCGGCGGGCGCGGCCTGAAGGCTGTTGCCCACGCGTTCCGGGCTCCGCCCGAGCTGGTCGTGGAAGATGACCTGCCATTCGATGAGCCTGTAGAGCGACTCGAACAGCGACAGGTCGATCCACTCGCCCTGGAAATCGGGATCGTGGTCCCGTCGGTACAGCGCTGCCATGATCGCGTAGGCGCCCATGAGACCCGTGACTGAGTCGCCATGGGAGAAGCCGGTGTGCACCGGCGGGCCGTCCGGGAATCCGGTGATGTTCACGACGCCGCTCATCGCCTCGCCGACCTTGCCGAATCCGGGGCTGTTGCGCTTGCTCGACACCAATCCGAATCCGGTGACCTGCAGCATGATCAACCGAGGGTTGATGCGCTGCAGGCTGGTGAAATCGAGTTGCCAGCGCTCGAGTGTCGCCGCGCGGAAGTTCACGATGACGACGTCGGCCCAGCGCACCAGATCCCGTGCGAGCTCACGCCCCTCCTCGTTGCGGAGATCCAGAGTCACCGAACGCTTGTTCCGCGCTGACACCTTCCACCAGAGATGAATGCCGTTCTTCGTCGGGCCCGCTTTGCGCTGCGGGTCGCCGTGCGCGGGGTCCTCCACGTGCACGACGTCCGCGCCGAGGTCCGCCAGCAGCGTGCCCGCCAGCGGGCCGGCGATCACATGGGCGAACTCGACGACCTTCAACCCGCTCAGCGTGGCGTTGTCTTTTCCCTTGTCAGTGATATTCATTGATCCATTCCCATCCGTTTCGCGTGCGGCTCTCCGTCGAGCCGTCACACCGCCCAGTCCGACACCGGATCAGGGAAGACACTCGCCGCCTGAGGTGCGGTGCGCCGGTACATCATGAATGTCCGCAGGTACTGCACGACGGTCTCGCCGCGCTGGTTGATCCCTCGCGTGCGGATCGAGACGATCCCCTGGTGCGGCCGCGACTGCGATTCGCGTTTGCCTATGACCTCGCTCTCAGACCAGAGGGTGTCGCCGGCGAACACCGGCGTAGGCATCGAGATCGAGTCCCATGCGAGGTTGGCCATGGCGTTCTCACTCGTATCCGCGACGGAGAGACCGACCACGATCGACAGAGTCAGGCACGAATTGACCAGCGGCTCCTTGAACTCGGTCTTCGCCGCGAACTCCGCGTTGAAGTGCACCTGGTTCGTGTTTCCGGTCAACAGGGTGAACCAGGTGTTGTCGACCTGATCGATCGTGCGTCCGAGCCGGCTCCGGTAGACGTCGCCCACTTCCATGTCTTCGAAGTACCGCCCGCGCCATTCCTTGGGCGCCATCGGCTCCATCTCATCCATTTCGTTCTGCCTCCTCCATCCGTCGCGCCCGCGCGAGGATCTGTTGGGCCCGCATGATCACGGGTCGATCGACAAATGCTCCATCGGGAGCGATACCCACGCCGGAGACGCTCTCCGCCATTGCGCGCGCGATCTCGACCACTTCACGGGCTCGATCGACGGTCGCGATGTTCGGGGTGTGCTCGTCGTTCGCGATCCCGACCTGGTCGGGATGAATGCATGCTTTCGCGCTGAACCCCAACGCACTCCCCCGCCGCGTCGACACGCGCATGCCCTCGGGGTCTCTGACATCGAGATGCACGGCG
Above is a window of Microbacterium suwonense DNA encoding:
- a CDS encoding CaiB/BaiF CoA transferase family protein, whose product is MNITDKGKDNATLSGLKVVEFAHVIAGPLAGTLLADLGADVVHVEDPAHGDPQRKAGPTKNGIHLWWKVSARNKRSVTLDLRNEEGRELARDLVRWADVVIVNFRAATLERWQLDFTSLQRINPRLIMLQVTGFGLVSSKRNSPGFGKVGEAMSGVVNITGFPDGPPVHTGFSHGDSVTGLMGAYAIMAALYRRDHDPDFQGEWIDLSLFESLYRLIEWQVIFHDQLGRSPERVGNSLQAAPAAVINTFRTGDGEWMTVTSGTPRSVRNVAELLGQHVEDYATSAMQAERREHLDALLAEWISAHTLAECLDEMERLEVVASAIFSVEDILKDPTYRELDAVVTVDDPDLGEVRMQNVVPRMVNHPGAVRHSAPALGEHNQQVYGEMLARSAEELDRLRTAGVI
- a CDS encoding MaoC family dehydratase, which codes for MDEMEPMAPKEWRGRYFEDMEVGDVYRSRLGRTIDQVDNTWFTLLTGNTNQVHFNAEFAAKTEFKEPLVNSCLTLSIVVGLSVADTSENAMANLAWDSISMPTPVFAGDTLWSESEVIGKRESQSRPHQGIVSIRTRGINQRGETVVQYLRTFMMYRRTAPQAASVFPDPVSDWAV
- a CDS encoding aldolase/citrate lyase family protein, which gives rise to MLGSADLAADLGLELTLAETELAYPRARLAMASAAAGIEAPIDAVHLDVRDPEGMRVSTRRGSALGFSAKACIHPDQVGIANDEHTPNIATVDRAREVVEIARAMAESVSGVGIAPDGAFVDRPVIMRAQQILARARRMEEAERNG